From Candidatus Eisenbacteria bacterium:
GGACTACCCGGCGGCACGCCTCGCCGTGACCCGCTTTCTCGAGCTGGAGCCCGGCAACGCGGAGGGGCTCGGAATGTTGAAGGAACTCGACGCGCGGCAGGCGCCCTAGAATTCGTCTCCGAGTGCCCGGTAGCGCGCGGTCCAGCGCGGCGTCGGAGCGACTGCAAGGGCCCGTGCGAGCACCTCGCGTGCTTCGCGCTCGCGCCCGACCTGCGCCAACAGCCGCACCCGATCGAAGCTCGCCGCCGCGTAGGCCGGATCATCGGGCGTCACGTTCGCGAACTGACCGAGCGCCTGCATCAGCTGCTGGCGCGCGTGCAATTCGTCCATCGGAGCGCCGGCTTGAAGTGCCAGTGCCACGCCGAGCCCGAGTCGTGCTTCGCCGTAATGCGGGCTGCGCGCGACGATCGCCCGATACTCGCGCGCCGCGCGCTGGTAGCGTCCGGCGGCGAGCTCGAGGTGGGCGAGCGCCAGCGACACGCGGACGTCGCGCGGGTGCAGGCGCGCGGCGCGGCGCAGGCGTCCATGTGCGGCGGCCAGGCGCTGCTGCTTCAGCGAATCCAGCTCCGCAACCGGAGACTCCCCCGCGATCGCGGTCTCGAGCACCAGCCCGCGCGGCGGAATCGGGAGATTCTCGTGCACCAGCTCGCGCGCCGCGCGGGTATCGGGATCGTCGGGCAGGCCGATCGGGCGTTCTCGCGGGCTCAGCGCGACCACCAGACCCACCGACAGCAGCAGGCCGAGCAGCGCCATGAAGAGGAGCGTCGGCCCGGGACGCCAGCCCCAGGCGGAAGTGGAGAGGTCGGTCATCAGACGACCCACACTAGTCGCGCATTTCGGGCTCCGCAATCGATCTGCGGCGGTACTTCGACGTTCCCTCGCGACCGCATTTGAGCGCTGAAGTGTCAGCGCCGGCTGGCCGATGACTTCCTCGCGTCCTCACGCGCGTCGCCGGCATCGATTTACGTCGCTTGCGCTTCGGGTGCGGACGCATCACGCCTCGGACGCGAGTACATTTCTTTGCCGCAGTCGCAGGCGACCTGATAGATTGCGGCCGATTCGCGCTCGCCGCGTGCGCGCGACTCGCGCCACTTCCTGCGCGCGAGACGGGTCGCGGCGCTCAGGAGCGCATCCACGCTGCGGCCCACGGAGAGCATCACGGACGATGGCGCTCGCCCGCTTCCTTCAAGTTTCCGATCTGCATCTCGGCCGGCCCTTCGGGTGGCTGCCGAACGACCGTCAGGACGAACGTCGTCGTGAGCAGCGCCGCATTCTGGAGCGCGTCGTCTCGATCGCGATCGAACGTGGCGTCGATGCGATCCTGATTCCCGGTGACCTGTTCGACGCCGAGGGGGTCGACACCGACACGGTGCGCTCCGCGGTCGCCGCATTCGAAGTACCCGGATGCCCGCCGGTGTTCATCACGCCCGGCAATCACGATCCGGCCTCCGACTCGAGCCTCTACTGGAATCCGCGACTGCTGGCCGGACGCGGCATCGCGTGGCCGGCCCACGTGCACGTGTTCGTCACTCCCGAGTGGAGCTCGCATTCGGTGCCGAATCTCGAAGGCGTGCGGGTGTG
This genomic window contains:
- a CDS encoding tetratricopeptide repeat protein produces the protein MTDLSTSAWGWRPGPTLLFMALLGLLLSVGLVVALSPRERPIGLPDDPDTRAARELVHENLPIPPRGLVLETAIAGESPVAELDSLKQQRLAAAHGRLRRAARLHPRDVRVSLALAHLELAAGRYQRAAREYRAIVARSPHYGEARLGLGVALALQAGAPMDELHARQQLMQALGQFANVTPDDPAYAAASFDRVRLLAQVGREREAREVLARALAVAPTPRWTARYRALGDEF